A genomic segment from Microbulbifer elongatus encodes:
- a CDS encoding NAD(P)/FAD-dependent oxidoreductase: MSASGTITQLPGHTDSYYAASANPTLEYPALEGEISADVCVIGAGYTGLSSALHLAERGYRVVVLEAERVGWGASGRNGGHVGVGQRKGQEELEKMLGRDTAKVLWDMSLEAVRLVEQLIDRHGIQCDLKRGIMHLAAKPSHDAALKQEVELLNQRYGYQDIRYAERDEVASLVGSERFYGGQIDAGSLHLHPLNFALGLADAARKAGVLFFEHSRVTGYTGGSPCVVSTAKGRVSAGNILLACNGYLGKLEPRMAGRIMPINNFVLATEPLGDKLARELIANDHALQDTLFVINYWKLSGDNRLIFGGGENYSSRFPKDIPGFVRKYMLEVYPQLAETRIDYGWGGTLAITMNRMPSVGRLEPNVYYSQGYSGHGVPTATFAGKVLAEVIAGSEERFDILAQIPTPSFPGGTLLRWPGLVAGMVYYSLLDKLGR, translated from the coding sequence ATGTCCGCTAGCGGAACCATTACCCAGTTGCCCGGCCATACCGATTCCTATTACGCCGCCAGCGCAAACCCGACCCTGGAGTATCCTGCCCTGGAAGGTGAGATCTCCGCGGACGTGTGCGTTATCGGTGCAGGCTATACCGGCCTGTCTTCCGCACTGCACCTGGCCGAACGAGGCTACCGGGTGGTGGTTCTCGAGGCCGAGCGCGTGGGGTGGGGGGCCTCCGGCCGCAATGGCGGCCACGTGGGGGTCGGCCAGCGCAAGGGGCAGGAAGAACTGGAGAAGATGCTGGGCCGGGATACGGCCAAAGTTCTCTGGGATATGAGCCTGGAAGCCGTGCGGCTTGTGGAGCAGCTGATTGACAGGCACGGCATTCAGTGTGACCTGAAACGGGGCATCATGCACCTTGCGGCCAAGCCGAGTCACGATGCCGCGCTGAAACAGGAGGTCGAACTGCTGAATCAGCGCTACGGGTATCAAGATATCCGCTATGCAGAAAGGGATGAGGTCGCCAGCCTGGTAGGATCTGAGCGCTTTTACGGTGGGCAGATTGATGCGGGATCCCTGCATCTGCATCCACTCAATTTCGCCCTCGGCCTCGCGGATGCGGCGCGCAAGGCCGGTGTTTTATTTTTCGAGCACAGTCGCGTTACCGGCTACACCGGTGGTAGCCCCTGTGTTGTGTCGACGGCGAAAGGGCGGGTGAGCGCGGGAAATATCCTACTCGCCTGCAATGGCTACCTGGGCAAGCTCGAGCCCCGCATGGCGGGGCGTATCATGCCCATCAATAATTTTGTGTTGGCGACAGAGCCTTTGGGCGACAAACTGGCACGGGAATTGATTGCGAACGATCACGCGCTGCAAGACACACTGTTCGTGATCAACTACTGGAAATTGTCCGGCGACAACCGGCTGATTTTTGGCGGTGGTGAAAACTATTCTTCGCGTTTTCCCAAGGACATTCCCGGGTTTGTCCGGAAGTACATGCTGGAAGTCTATCCGCAACTCGCCGAGACGCGAATCGATTACGGCTGGGGTGGCACCCTGGCCATCACCATGAACCGCATGCCCAGCGTCGGGCGCCTGGAGCCCAACGTCTATTACAGCCAGGGCTATTCCGGGCACGGTGTTCCCACGGCCACGTTCGCAGGGAAAGTGCTCGCAGAAGTGATTGCGGGTAGCGAGGAGAGGTTTGACATATTGGCGCAGATTCCAACCCCGAGCTTCCCGGGCGGCACACTGCTGCGCTGGCCAGGGCTGGTGGCAGGCATGGTCTATTACAGCTTGCTGGACAAGCTGGGCCGATAG
- a CDS encoding TonB-dependent receptor gives MMTLSDRSFMASKCTLASTIGAVIFSIGSGALAAEIEEVTVTAQMRAESLKDVPAAVTAFTGDTVKKSNLNDFKDLFALTPGVSGETNDSFFDAVSVRGVNNNSFGSGSDPALGIFLDGVYQSRTGATPSMYDLERVEVIKGPQGTLFGRNTASGAISMVSRKPGDVFAGDISIGAGQYGRTELEGGVDMPVSEALAVRISGKHFSEDGHVENRTTGNDLGASEVNAARFTAVYDAADATTVTLMAQYEDRESDGTIYRAFASGADFNYELPQGDYDQVYNDEKGLDQSEIADLVLTVEHELAGGNTVTAITGYKSHSYSYREDFDGTPQPIDLYTREQSGDFFSQEFRIASNSSGPFNYVLGASYYQEEVDADFAGIDHEDFLCDGIYADEWEEGLDSFVTCDQLPQDVLDEAFGFEGDPWEYAPDKLSIEAAETRGDYKGWGVFANTTFDLSEATTLGLGVRYTEDQKTYEVVSPWPDTWTGGWNYQAMYTDENGITGDNTWSNVSGRATLTHVINDELTTYASVATGYKSGGFDYLSYHIADPAYGEDEDSQYAWLDEQGYEVNAGNAEPSTFDEETVLSYELGLKARLLDNRLALNAAAFQYTYDDMQQAFWVGAAAITRNVGESEGRGLEVDARWLITDNLDLYFGAALLDTEFSGAPEALCDGCNGNEMAFSPKFSSASVLTYTQATGFGELSYSGEYTYTGEQWSELENTEAVKLAARNLLNLRVALTSPDESWTAGVYAENVTGEEYYHWGYAEALYNLPATKTDPSRGRVVGIDLDYRF, from the coding sequence ATGATGACGCTTTCAGACCGTTCGTTTATGGCCAGCAAATGCACGCTGGCATCCACAATCGGTGCCGTGATTTTCAGCATAGGTAGTGGCGCGCTCGCCGCGGAGATCGAAGAGGTCACTGTCACTGCACAGATGCGTGCCGAATCTCTGAAAGACGTACCCGCAGCGGTAACTGCATTCACCGGTGATACGGTAAAAAAGAGCAACTTGAACGATTTCAAGGATCTGTTTGCGCTGACCCCCGGCGTTTCCGGCGAGACCAACGATTCTTTTTTCGATGCGGTATCTGTGCGCGGTGTCAATAACAACAGTTTTGGCAGTGGCAGTGACCCGGCGCTGGGCATTTTCCTGGACGGCGTCTACCAGAGCCGCACCGGCGCCACACCGAGCATGTACGACCTCGAGCGCGTGGAAGTGATCAAGGGGCCACAGGGTACGCTCTTCGGCCGCAATACTGCGTCCGGCGCCATCTCGATGGTATCCCGGAAGCCCGGTGACGTGTTTGCCGGGGATATCTCCATAGGCGCTGGCCAGTACGGTCGTACCGAGCTGGAAGGCGGTGTCGACATGCCGGTCAGTGAAGCGCTGGCGGTGCGTATTTCCGGTAAACACTTCTCGGAAGACGGCCATGTCGAAAACCGCACCACGGGTAACGACCTTGGGGCCAGCGAGGTGAACGCTGCCCGTTTCACCGCGGTATACGACGCCGCCGATGCCACCACCGTGACCCTCATGGCACAGTACGAAGATCGCGAAAGCGACGGAACGATTTATCGCGCTTTCGCCAGTGGTGCCGATTTCAATTACGAGCTTCCACAAGGGGATTACGATCAGGTTTACAACGACGAGAAGGGGCTTGACCAGTCTGAAATTGCGGACCTGGTGCTGACTGTCGAGCACGAGCTTGCCGGGGGCAACACGGTTACCGCGATCACCGGCTACAAGTCACACAGCTACTCCTACCGTGAGGACTTCGACGGCACCCCGCAGCCAATCGACCTCTATACCCGCGAACAGTCCGGCGACTTTTTCAGTCAGGAATTCCGCATTGCCTCCAACAGCAGCGGTCCCTTCAACTATGTGCTGGGCGCGTCTTACTATCAGGAAGAAGTCGATGCAGACTTTGCCGGTATCGACCATGAAGACTTCCTCTGTGACGGAATTTATGCCGATGAATGGGAAGAAGGGCTCGACAGTTTCGTAACCTGCGACCAGCTTCCCCAGGACGTGCTCGACGAAGCCTTTGGCTTCGAAGGGGACCCCTGGGAGTACGCCCCAGACAAACTGTCGATTGAAGCCGCCGAAACACGGGGGGATTACAAGGGCTGGGGGGTGTTCGCCAATACAACGTTTGACCTCAGTGAGGCCACCACGCTGGGTCTGGGTGTACGTTACACCGAAGACCAGAAGACCTACGAGGTTGTATCTCCCTGGCCGGACACCTGGACCGGCGGCTGGAATTACCAGGCCATGTACACCGACGAGAACGGTATTACCGGAGACAATACCTGGAGCAACGTATCGGGTCGTGCAACCCTGACCCACGTGATTAACGATGAATTGACCACCTACGCCAGTGTTGCAACCGGCTACAAGTCCGGTGGTTTTGACTATCTGTCATACCACATTGCCGACCCGGCATACGGCGAAGATGAGGACAGTCAGTATGCCTGGCTGGATGAGCAGGGTTACGAGGTGAATGCGGGCAACGCCGAGCCGAGCACGTTCGATGAAGAAACCGTACTGTCCTACGAGCTCGGCCTCAAGGCCCGCTTGCTGGATAATCGCCTGGCCCTGAATGCGGCCGCGTTCCAGTACACCTATGACGACATGCAACAGGCATTCTGGGTGGGGGCGGCAGCAATTACCCGCAATGTGGGTGAATCCGAAGGTCGCGGTCTGGAAGTGGATGCGCGCTGGCTGATCACCGATAACCTGGATCTGTACTTCGGGGCAGCACTGTTGGATACCGAGTTCAGCGGTGCGCCGGAAGCACTGTGCGATGGTTGTAATGGCAATGAGATGGCTTTCTCACCGAAGTTCTCGTCGGCCTCCGTGCTCACCTACACCCAGGCCACCGGTTTTGGCGAACTGTCGTACTCCGGGGAATACACTTACACCGGCGAGCAGTGGTCCGAGCTGGAAAACACCGAAGCGGTGAAGCTGGCAGCGCGCAATCTGCTGAACTTGCGTGTGGCCCTGACTTCCCCGGATGAAAGCTGGACAGCCGGCGTTTATGCCGAGAATGTGACAGGGGAAGAGTACTACCACTGGGGCTACGCAGAGGCGCTGTACAACCTTCCGGCCACCAAGACCGATCCGTCCCGTGGGCGGGTTGTCGGAATCGATCTCGATTACCGTTTCTGA
- the pabB gene encoding aminodeoxychorismate synthase component I: MRSLVDVLQIISLPYSRNIGAAFTALADLPCPVWLDSGLAGARGGRFDIISADPLSTLVLSPGDTTPFADLDDLMCELAPQEVDQQIPFCGGAIGYAGYELGTAGNFLPPDLRPTPLPAGYFGLYSWALIADHQLCSTHLVFHPACTDSQKRDLRQRFACVAWESPTTGSERFQLMGTFQHEFTAEEYAQRIARILEYIKAGDIYQANFTQRFLAAYEGNPLTAYLALREVAAGPFSAFLSLPEGALLSLSPERFILQDGRFLQTEPIKGTMPRDTDTVRDAASARQLQESRKDRAENLMIVDLLRNDLGKVCQRGSVRVPNLFELQSFANVHHLVSTITGQLPDSLEYADVLQACFPGGSITGAPKRRAMEIIRQLELSPRGVYCGSIGYLSSCGRADTNIAIRTLTASNGEISCAAGGGIVVDSDPHAEHRECLDKVRILLATLESRFG, from the coding sequence GTGCGAAGTTTGGTTGACGTTTTGCAGATCATTTCCCTGCCCTATTCCCGCAATATCGGCGCGGCGTTTACCGCACTGGCCGACCTCCCGTGCCCGGTCTGGCTGGACTCGGGGCTCGCGGGTGCCCGCGGCGGGCGATTTGACATCATTAGTGCGGACCCGCTGTCGACCCTGGTACTCTCCCCTGGTGATACCACCCCCTTTGCCGATCTCGACGATCTCATGTGCGAGCTCGCGCCCCAGGAGGTGGATCAGCAAATTCCTTTCTGTGGCGGTGCTATCGGTTACGCCGGATATGAACTGGGTACTGCGGGGAACTTTCTCCCACCGGATCTCCGGCCCACGCCATTGCCCGCAGGCTATTTTGGTCTCTATAGCTGGGCACTGATCGCGGACCATCAACTCTGCAGCACCCACCTGGTGTTCCACCCCGCCTGCACTGACAGTCAGAAGCGGGATCTGCGTCAACGTTTCGCATGTGTCGCCTGGGAGTCACCGACCACAGGTTCCGAGCGGTTTCAGTTGATGGGAACGTTTCAGCACGAGTTCACCGCAGAGGAATATGCGCAGCGTATCGCCCGTATTCTGGAGTACATCAAGGCGGGGGATATCTATCAGGCCAATTTTACCCAGCGATTCCTCGCTGCCTACGAAGGCAACCCACTGACCGCCTATCTGGCATTGCGGGAGGTGGCCGCCGGGCCATTTTCCGCGTTTCTATCGCTCCCTGAGGGAGCCCTTCTCAGCCTGTCGCCAGAGCGATTCATCCTGCAGGATGGGCGTTTCCTGCAAACGGAGCCGATCAAGGGGACCATGCCGCGAGATACCGACACCGTCCGCGATGCAGCGTCCGCCAGACAACTGCAGGAAAGCCGCAAGGACCGCGCGGAAAATCTGATGATCGTGGATCTGCTGCGCAATGATCTGGGCAAAGTCTGTCAGCGTGGCAGTGTGCGTGTGCCCAATCTGTTTGAGCTACAGAGTTTTGCAAATGTACACCACCTGGTAAGCACCATAACCGGTCAGCTGCCGGACTCGCTCGAATACGCCGATGTACTGCAGGCCTGCTTCCCGGGAGGATCGATTACCGGCGCGCCCAAGCGTCGCGCCATGGAAATAATCCGGCAGCTCGAGCTGAGTCCCCGTGGCGTCTATTGCGGGAGTATCGGGTATCTGAGCAGCTGCGGTCGCGCAGATACCAATATTGCGATCCGGACCCTGACCGCGAGCAATGGTGAAATCAGTTGTGCCGCAGGCGGCGGTATCGTCGTAGACTCTGATCCCCACGCCGAACACCGGGAGTGTCTGGACAAAGTGCGCATCCTACTGGCGACACTCGAATCCCGCTTTGGCTGA
- the cysB gene encoding HTH-type transcriptional regulator CysB, with translation MKLQQLRYIWEVAHHDLNVSATAQSLFTSQPGISKQIRLLEDELGVEIFARSGKHLTRVTPAGEAILKTAGEIMRKVENIKQVAQEFSNDKRGSLSIATTHTQARYALPTVIKGFIARYPEVSLHMHQGTPMQISEMAADGTADFAIATEALELFSDLVMMPVYRWNRCILVPKGHELAQVSKLTLEDVARYPIVTYVFGFTGRSKLDEAFLEKGLSPKVVFTAADADVIKTYVRLGLGIGIVADMAAVEDEDSDLVALDASELFESSVTKIGFRKGIFLRGFMYEFIQQFAPHLTRELIDQAAQASSRAEVDELFSHIDLPVY, from the coding sequence ATGAAGCTGCAGCAGTTGCGATATATCTGGGAGGTGGCCCACCACGACCTCAATGTCTCGGCCACCGCACAGAGCCTGTTTACCTCGCAGCCGGGGATCAGCAAGCAGATCCGTCTGCTGGAAGACGAGCTGGGTGTCGAGATTTTTGCCCGCAGTGGCAAACATCTCACTCGTGTGACACCGGCCGGTGAAGCCATTCTTAAAACCGCCGGCGAAATCATGCGCAAGGTGGAAAATATCAAGCAAGTGGCGCAGGAGTTCAGTAACGACAAACGCGGAAGCCTCTCCATCGCGACTACGCACACCCAGGCGCGCTACGCGCTTCCTACCGTTATCAAGGGTTTTATCGCCCGCTACCCGGAAGTCTCCCTGCACATGCATCAGGGAACTCCGATGCAGATCTCGGAAATGGCCGCCGACGGCACCGCGGATTTCGCTATTGCCACCGAGGCGCTCGAGCTGTTCAGTGATCTGGTGATGATGCCGGTTTACCGCTGGAACCGCTGCATTCTCGTTCCCAAAGGCCATGAGCTTGCGCAAGTCTCCAAGCTGACGCTGGAAGACGTCGCCAGGTACCCGATCGTCACTTACGTGTTTGGTTTTACCGGGCGTTCAAAGCTGGACGAGGCCTTTCTGGAAAAGGGGTTGTCACCCAAGGTCGTATTTACCGCGGCGGATGCGGACGTAATCAAGACATACGTGCGTCTTGGGCTGGGTATCGGCATTGTGGCCGATATGGCGGCGGTGGAAGATGAGGACAGCGATCTGGTGGCGTTGGATGCGAGTGAGCTGTTCGAATCCAGCGTTACGAAAATTGGATTCCGGAAGGGGATTTTTCTGCGCGGCTTCATGTATGAATTTATTCAGCAGTTTGCCCCGCATCTTACCCGTGAACTGATCGATCAGGCGGCCCAGGCTTCCTCTCGCGCGGAAGTGGATGAGCTCTTTTCCCATATCGATCTGCCGGTGTATTGA
- a CDS encoding TetR/AcrR family transcriptional regulator, whose product MSSAEQNRRKNQLSPRREPVQARARERARQILDTTGQLLERVGLNDLTTILIAKELGVSVGSVYHYFPNKHAILYAMGEQWLASLTERLDELAASDLERLSLREFLDDLLTRWVSVYREQRGLLPLVQAMWGVPELHELDKRHDELVISHLVDMFRRLGFTCPPNESNRLARATLETCHAMLLVVVNQAEVRAARTREDLLNMLTVLLEAHRNDETPSGLDDVEAP is encoded by the coding sequence GTGTCGAGCGCAGAACAGAATCGCCGCAAAAACCAGTTGTCGCCGCGACGGGAGCCGGTACAGGCACGGGCACGGGAACGGGCCCGCCAGATCCTGGATACCACCGGACAACTCCTCGAGCGGGTGGGGCTGAACGATCTCACCACGATCCTGATCGCCAAAGAACTCGGCGTTTCTGTCGGGTCGGTTTACCACTATTTCCCCAACAAGCACGCCATTCTCTACGCCATGGGCGAGCAGTGGCTGGCGAGCCTTACCGAGCGTCTGGACGAACTGGCGGCCAGTGACCTGGAGAGGCTCAGCCTGCGGGAATTTCTCGACGATCTGCTCACCCGCTGGGTGTCGGTATACCGTGAACAGCGGGGACTGCTGCCTCTGGTGCAGGCGATGTGGGGCGTGCCCGAGCTTCACGAGCTGGACAAGCGCCATGATGAGCTGGTTATCAGCCACCTGGTGGACATGTTCCGCCGTCTCGGCTTTACCTGTCCGCCCAATGAATCCAACCGGTTGGCCCGGGCCACCCTGGAAACCTGCCACGCGATGTTGCTGGTTGTGGTCAATCAGGCGGAGGTGCGCGCGGCGCGTACCCGGGAAGATCTTCTCAACATGCTGACGGTGTTGCTCGAGGCCCACCGCAACGATGAAACACCGTCGGGACTGGACGATGTAGAGGCACCCTGA
- a CDS encoding glutamine synthetase family protein — MDKITQWLAEHSISEVECLVPDMSGNARGKFTPTDKFLTEDSRLPESILVQTVTGDYVDEHNELVDPADTDMLLVPDPDSIRLNPWANEPTAQIIHDCYTRDGKPHPISTRNILKFVLDKYAEQGWQPVVAPEVEFYLVKRNLDPDEKLSAPVGRSGRTEKTRQSYSIDAANEYEPIIEDMYDFCEAQGLDVDTLIHESGTAQMEINFLHGDPLKLADQVFTFKRTVRETALRHGIYATFMAKPMEDEPGSALHLHQSIVDSETGKNIFVNDDGSENERFMHFIGGMQKYTPGFITFFAPNVNSYRRFTPEMAAPTSLHWGYDNRTTGLRVPDSSPQAKRLENRFPGADCNPYLAIATSLACGYLGMMNKVTPSEPYTGDCSSEPITLPRTQEHALSLLAECPEAVEMFGDTFVRAWAAIKRDEYEEFNRVISSWEREYLLLNV; from the coding sequence ATGGACAAGATAACCCAGTGGCTCGCGGAACATTCGATCTCTGAAGTCGAGTGCCTGGTACCGGACATGTCCGGCAACGCACGGGGCAAATTCACCCCGACCGACAAATTCCTGACCGAAGACAGTCGTCTGCCAGAGAGCATTCTGGTTCAGACGGTAACCGGCGACTATGTCGACGAACACAACGAGCTGGTGGACCCGGCGGATACCGATATGTTGTTGGTGCCCGATCCGGATTCCATTCGCCTCAATCCCTGGGCCAATGAGCCCACTGCACAGATCATTCACGACTGTTACACCCGCGATGGCAAACCTCACCCCATCAGCACCCGCAATATTCTGAAGTTCGTGCTGGACAAATATGCTGAACAGGGATGGCAGCCGGTCGTCGCACCGGAAGTGGAATTTTACCTGGTCAAGCGCAATCTCGATCCGGACGAAAAACTCTCCGCCCCCGTGGGGCGTTCAGGCCGAACGGAGAAAACCCGTCAGTCCTACAGTATTGATGCGGCCAATGAATACGAACCCATCATTGAGGATATGTACGATTTCTGTGAAGCCCAGGGTCTGGATGTCGATACCCTGATTCACGAATCCGGTACCGCGCAGATGGAAATCAACTTCCTCCACGGCGACCCCCTCAAACTCGCAGATCAGGTATTTACCTTCAAGCGCACCGTCAGGGAAACCGCACTGCGCCACGGCATTTACGCCACCTTTATGGCCAAACCAATGGAAGATGAACCCGGCAGTGCGCTGCATCTGCACCAGAGTATCGTGGACAGCGAAACCGGGAAAAACATATTCGTAAACGACGACGGCTCCGAGAATGAACGCTTTATGCACTTCATTGGGGGCATGCAAAAATATACGCCGGGATTTATTACTTTCTTTGCACCGAATGTAAATTCCTACCGTCGCTTCACGCCGGAGATGGCAGCTCCCACCAGCCTGCACTGGGGCTATGACAATCGCACGACCGGGCTGCGTGTTCCTGACAGTTCGCCACAGGCGAAGCGACTGGAAAATCGCTTTCCGGGTGCCGACTGCAACCCGTATCTGGCCATCGCCACCTCTCTGGCCTGCGGCTATCTGGGCATGATGAATAAGGTTACACCCAGTGAACCCTACACCGGTGACTGCTCCTCAGAGCCCATCACCCTGCCCCGCACTCAGGAACACGCGCTCAGCCTGCTGGCCGAGTGCCCGGAAGCCGTCGAAATGTTCGGCGATACTTTCGTTCGCGCCTGGGCGGCCATCAAGCGGGACGAGTACGAAGAATTCAACCGCGTCATCAGCTCCTGGGAGCGCGAATACCTGCTGCTGAACGTCTGA
- a CDS encoding IS4 family transposase: MDALQSFCDLSTFTQNIPVEWVDSALQLSSQATIRRRRLPADQVLWLVLGMALFRNEPVSEVARRLNICAQGLANDSLLAPSGVSKARQRLGANPVQWLFQRTGVHWGHERYPEDEWRGLQVLAVDGALLRTQDTPELRDHFGSGNTSTNRQTPYPLMRLVALMNVRSHVLLNAELSPYRRSEIRLADEFMNQVPEASVTLFDKGFWSADLLLRWADQNTQRHWLIPERKGLVSETVEVYNKNDRLLRMKVSPQARKRNPALPEYWEVRAVSYKHNGKNKTLFTSLPADTYGTKAVAKLYQERWEIEIGFRDIKSSMQHNAVTLRSKTVELVYQEVWGLLLAYNVIRREASQAAVAHGGNPARIRFKFACQYIAAQLIVMAAAQPLSRTGARLSELRAGIGNLFLEDRPRPSRPRTVKISKTRYPVNRRAAPLK; this comes from the coding sequence ATTGATGCCCTCCAGTCCTTCTGTGACCTGAGTACCTTCACCCAGAACATTCCCGTTGAATGGGTGGATTCCGCTCTGCAGTTATCCTCGCAAGCCACTATTCGCCGCCGTCGACTTCCCGCCGATCAGGTACTCTGGCTCGTGCTGGGCATGGCCCTGTTCAGGAATGAACCGGTCTCAGAAGTTGCCCGCAGGCTCAATATCTGTGCTCAGGGGCTCGCGAACGATAGCCTGTTGGCGCCAAGCGGGGTATCAAAGGCGCGACAGCGTCTTGGTGCTAACCCCGTTCAGTGGCTATTTCAACGTACCGGGGTGCACTGGGGACATGAGCGTTACCCCGAAGATGAATGGCGAGGATTGCAAGTTCTCGCTGTCGATGGCGCGCTGTTGCGCACTCAAGATACTCCTGAGCTGCGAGATCATTTTGGCTCCGGTAACACGAGCACAAACCGGCAAACTCCGTACCCTCTTATGCGCCTGGTTGCTCTAATGAACGTACGTTCACATGTACTTCTGAATGCAGAGCTAAGCCCTTACCGACGCAGCGAAATACGCCTGGCCGATGAGTTTATGAATCAGGTGCCGGAAGCCTCCGTAACCCTGTTTGATAAGGGTTTTTGGAGTGCAGACCTTTTGCTGCGGTGGGCGGATCAGAACACGCAACGCCACTGGCTGATCCCCGAGCGCAAAGGCCTGGTCAGTGAGACAGTGGAGGTCTACAACAAAAATGATCGACTACTGCGAATGAAGGTCTCCCCCCAGGCTCGGAAGCGCAATCCGGCCCTTCCCGAGTACTGGGAAGTTCGAGCAGTGAGCTACAAGCATAATGGCAAAAACAAAACGCTATTTACCTCGCTACCGGCAGATACTTACGGCACTAAAGCCGTCGCGAAGCTCTACCAAGAGCGCTGGGAAATCGAAATCGGCTTCCGTGACATCAAAAGTTCCATGCAGCACAACGCCGTCACCCTACGTAGCAAGACCGTGGAACTGGTTTATCAGGAAGTGTGGGGGCTACTGTTGGCGTACAACGTGATACGTCGAGAGGCAAGCCAGGCAGCGGTCGCTCACGGGGGAAACCCAGCCAGGATACGCTTTAAGTTCGCATGCCAGTATATTGCTGCGCAGCTGATTGTCATGGCCGCGGCTCAGCCATTATCAAGGACTGGAGCGCGCTTATCGGAGCTTAGGGCGGGGATTGGGAACCTGTTTTTAGAGGACCGTCCTCGGCCTTCTAGGCCGAGGACGGTAAAGATCAGCAAAACCCGCTATCCGGTGAATCGTCGTGCCGCTCCGCTTAAGTGA
- a CDS encoding 5'-nucleotidase has protein sequence MKNAKPNKLIIAISSRALFDLRESHQIFEEQGVDAFSAYQIERENDILPKGEAFSLVEKFLQINERLPGEPRVEVILLSRNSADTGLRVFNSIEHYGLSISRAAFCNGGSPYRYIAPFGCHLFLSTDGEDVRRALEQGIAAATLIPGGARQRGDEVLRFAFDGDAVLFSDEAEQIFKRDGLAAFASAERASAKKPLQGGPFKGFLEALQHLQGEFSPENCPIRTALVTARSAPAHERVIRTLRAWNIRIDESMFLGGLPKGEFLRAFGADVFFDDQPTHCASAAAHVATGHVPHGIANQAK, from the coding sequence ATGAAAAATGCAAAACCCAACAAGCTGATTATCGCGATCTCCTCCCGTGCATTATTCGATCTGCGGGAGAGCCATCAGATCTTTGAAGAGCAGGGGGTCGATGCTTTTTCCGCGTACCAGATCGAGCGTGAAAACGACATCCTACCCAAGGGCGAAGCCTTTTCTCTGGTGGAGAAATTTCTGCAGATCAACGAACGCCTTCCCGGTGAGCCTCGGGTAGAGGTGATTCTTCTGTCTCGCAACAGTGCAGATACCGGCCTGCGGGTATTCAACTCGATTGAACACTACGGGCTGAGTATCAGCCGCGCAGCTTTTTGCAACGGGGGCAGCCCGTACCGGTATATCGCGCCTTTCGGGTGCCACCTGTTCCTGTCCACCGATGGCGAGGATGTGCGCCGCGCGTTGGAGCAGGGCATTGCCGCCGCAACCCTGATCCCCGGTGGTGCGCGCCAGCGGGGCGATGAAGTGCTGCGTTTTGCCTTCGACGGAGATGCCGTTTTGTTTTCCGACGAAGCGGAGCAGATCTTCAAGCGGGATGGTCTGGCCGCGTTTGCCAGCGCCGAGCGCGCGTCGGCAAAGAAACCCCTGCAGGGTGGTCCCTTCAAGGGTTTTCTGGAGGCGCTGCAACACCTGCAGGGGGAGTTTTCACCGGAAAACTGCCCGATTCGCACGGCGCTGGTTACCGCCCGCTCGGCACCGGCACACGAGCGTGTGATTCGCACCCTGCGCGCCTGGAATATCCGTATTGATGAATCCATGTTCCTCGGTGGGCTGCCCAAAGGGGAGTTTCTGCGCGCATTTGGGGCCGACGTATTTTTTGATGACCAGCCCACCCACTGCGCTTCGGCTGCTGCCCATGTCGCTACCGGTCACGTACCTCACGGTATTGCCAATCAGGCGAAGTAG